One window of the Herbiconiux sp. L3-i23 genome contains the following:
- a CDS encoding acyl-CoA carboxylase subunit beta, whose product MTDSGPDLSTTAGKLQDLRDRFHEAVTASSGAAAQKQHAKGKKTARERIEQLLDQGSFVELDEFVRHRTHAFGMESKRPYGDAVVTGLGTIHGRQVAVYSQDFTVFGGSLGEVAGEKIIKVMEHALKTGVPIIGILDSGGARIQEGVVALGKYGEIFRRNTAASGVIPQISIVMGPAAGGAVYSPALTDFVIMVDKTSQMFVTGPDVIKTVTGEDVGMEELGGALTHNTRSGVAHYLANDEDDALDYARALLAFLPDNNMSDAPVYAAEAELEITDADRRLNTIIPDSPNQPYDVHTVIEHIVDDGEFLETQPLYAPNIVVGFGRVEGRSVGIIANQPSAMAGTLNIDAGEKAARFVRFCDSFSIPILTLVDVPGYLPGTDQEWTGVIRRGAKLLYAYAEATVPLVTVITRKAYGGAYIVMGSKQLGADLNYAWPTAEIAVMGGQGAVNILYRGEIKRAEEAGEDVAAVRNRLASEYTYNVASPFLAAERGELDGVIEPAATRVVVVKALRALRTKRASLPPKKHGNIPL is encoded by the coding sequence GTGACCGACTCGGGCCCCGACCTCTCGACGACCGCCGGCAAACTGCAGGATCTGCGCGACCGCTTCCACGAGGCCGTCACCGCGAGCAGCGGTGCCGCAGCCCAGAAGCAGCACGCGAAGGGCAAGAAAACGGCGCGAGAGCGCATCGAGCAGCTGCTCGACCAGGGCTCCTTCGTCGAACTCGACGAGTTCGTGCGTCACCGCACGCACGCGTTCGGCATGGAGAGCAAGCGGCCGTACGGCGACGCCGTCGTCACGGGACTCGGCACGATCCACGGACGCCAGGTCGCCGTCTACTCGCAGGACTTCACCGTCTTCGGCGGCTCGCTCGGCGAGGTCGCGGGCGAGAAGATCATCAAGGTCATGGAGCACGCCCTCAAGACCGGCGTGCCCATCATCGGCATCCTCGACTCCGGCGGCGCCCGCATTCAGGAAGGCGTCGTCGCGCTCGGCAAGTACGGCGAGATCTTCCGCCGCAACACCGCCGCGTCGGGTGTCATCCCGCAGATCTCAATCGTGATGGGTCCCGCCGCGGGCGGCGCCGTCTACTCCCCCGCCCTCACCGACTTCGTGATCATGGTCGACAAGACCAGCCAGATGTTCGTGACCGGCCCCGATGTCATCAAGACCGTCACCGGCGAGGACGTCGGCATGGAGGAGCTCGGCGGTGCGCTCACGCATAACACCCGCTCCGGTGTCGCGCACTACCTCGCCAACGACGAGGACGACGCACTCGACTACGCCCGCGCGCTGCTCGCGTTCCTCCCCGACAACAACATGTCCGACGCCCCGGTGTACGCGGCCGAGGCCGAGCTCGAGATCACCGACGCCGATCGTCGCCTCAACACGATCATCCCCGACAGCCCCAACCAGCCGTACGACGTGCACACCGTGATCGAGCACATCGTCGACGACGGCGAGTTCCTCGAGACCCAGCCGCTCTACGCCCCGAACATCGTCGTCGGCTTCGGCCGCGTCGAGGGACGCAGTGTCGGCATCATCGCCAACCAGCCGAGCGCGATGGCGGGCACGCTCAACATCGACGCCGGCGAGAAGGCGGCCCGGTTCGTCCGCTTCTGCGATTCGTTCTCCATACCGATCCTCACCCTCGTCGACGTCCCCGGCTACCTGCCGGGCACCGATCAGGAGTGGACGGGCGTCATCCGCCGTGGAGCCAAGCTGCTCTACGCCTACGCCGAGGCGACCGTCCCGCTCGTCACCGTCATCACCCGCAAGGCGTACGGCGGCGCGTACATCGTGATGGGGTCGAAGCAGCTGGGCGCTGACCTCAACTACGCGTGGCCCACCGCCGAGATCGCCGTCATGGGCGGCCAGGGCGCGGTCAACATCCTGTACCGGGGCGAGATCAAGCGCGCCGAGGAGGCCGGCGAAGACGTCGCCGCCGTGCGCAACCGGCTCGCGAGCGAGTACACCTACAACGTCGCGAGCCCGTTCCTCGCCGCCGAGCGCGGCGAGCTCGACGGGGTCATCGAACCCGCCGCCACGCGCGTCGTCGTCGTCAAGGCGCTGCGCGCTCTCCGCACGAAGCGCGCCAGCCTGCCGCCGAAGAAGCACGGGAACATCCCGCTGTGA
- a CDS encoding class I SAM-dependent RNA methyltransferase, producing the protein MSASSPTPADTLELEVTNIAHGGVAVARHEGRVVFVADTLPGERVLARVADTTHDRFWRAETVRVLDASADRQDHVWSAASVQNDPDERPGGAEFGHIRLDRQRALKRDVLVDGMRRFGGVDDAETSVPPVEPVAGRADGTGWRTRIRLHVSETGEVGPFAARSHRVIPVADLPLAENAVAAAAPTTVPAGTDTAIEVIATSAGDVRVLGDGGSGDRAPVVEKVGDRAFRLAAGGFWQVHTAAARTLTDAVGDALDVTRFDADARNLDLYGGVGLLAAAVADRFDGAVSIETVEADRRATSFAAENLADVRGARATTARVDRFLNGLERRSSDRDRDALRRASVVLDPPRSGAGREVMASLGRLAPAQLVYVACDPIALARDTGYAAKAGYRLASLRAFDLFPHTHHLEAVATFVRD; encoded by the coding sequence CGTGTGGTGTTCGTGGCGGACACCCTCCCCGGCGAGCGGGTGCTCGCCCGCGTGGCGGACACCACCCACGACCGGTTCTGGCGGGCGGAGACCGTCCGCGTCCTCGACGCATCCGCCGACCGGCAGGACCACGTCTGGTCGGCCGCCTCGGTGCAGAACGACCCCGACGAGCGTCCGGGAGGCGCAGAGTTCGGTCACATCCGGCTCGACCGCCAGCGAGCACTCAAGCGCGACGTCCTCGTCGACGGGATGCGTCGCTTCGGCGGCGTCGACGACGCCGAGACCAGCGTTCCGCCGGTCGAGCCCGTCGCGGGTCGCGCGGACGGCACCGGATGGCGCACCCGCATCCGCCTGCACGTCTCCGAGACGGGCGAGGTCGGCCCCTTCGCCGCCCGCTCCCACCGCGTCATCCCCGTCGCCGACCTGCCCCTCGCGGAGAACGCCGTCGCCGCGGCCGCTCCGACGACCGTCCCCGCCGGCACGGATACCGCGATCGAGGTCATCGCTACCTCGGCCGGCGACGTGCGCGTGCTCGGCGACGGTGGCTCCGGCGACCGGGCGCCGGTCGTCGAGAAGGTGGGTGACCGCGCGTTCCGACTCGCGGCGGGCGGGTTCTGGCAGGTGCACACCGCCGCCGCGCGCACCCTGACCGACGCGGTGGGCGACGCGCTCGACGTCACCCGGTTCGACGCCGACGCCCGCAATCTCGACCTGTACGGCGGAGTGGGCCTGCTCGCGGCCGCCGTCGCGGACCGCTTCGACGGCGCCGTGTCGATCGAGACCGTCGAGGCCGACCGGAGGGCGACCTCGTTCGCCGCCGAGAACCTCGCGGATGTCCGGGGCGCCCGTGCCACCACCGCCCGCGTCGACCGGTTCCTGAACGGGCTCGAACGGCGCTCCTCCGACCGTGACCGCGACGCGCTCCGCCGCGCGAGCGTCGTGCTCGACCCGCCGCGCTCCGGCGCCGGACGGGAGGTCATGGCGAGCCTCGGCCGCCTGGCACCCGCCCAGCTCGTGTACGTGGCCTGCGATCCCATCGCCCTCGCCCGCGACACCGGATACGCGGCGAAGGCGGGGTACCGGCTCGCGTCGCTGCGCGCCTTCGACCTGTTCCCGCACACCCATCACCTGGAGGCGGTCGCGACGTTCGTGCGCGACTGA
- a CDS encoding sensor histidine kinase, which translates to MSADEPARPGPGLRRPPNPITSSQVEVLASTAGTVLGVVFGLQTLGPLIEQWPLMTTPIGLTIVVGVLGTLALAGLAALFRQWTAPIFGLFAGVYLLALLCWPIAVGPLPASQDVPWIYYLCNVATGYAVVAFPRRWVFALAYTIVATATLGLIRSVPSGGSATPLAASLDAIYCFLIGLVMLVIIVSLRQAARAVDQAQGYALESYATAVRHHATENERVRVDALVHDNVLITLLSAARARTAETKALAVRMAKGAIDHLNEAQSTFPSVRTDVRIEELVGRLRLAVAEQTKAFDVHIRVQDDIVMASVVADALAEAATQAMVNSVIHAGRPERPVSRSVRLTTRGGVDPEIRIEVSDDGAGFDMARVPAERLGVRTSIIERVVHVGGDAGVDSTPGVGTTVTLRWPAEPAIEVVPGAPVVSELIAESRGDRS; encoded by the coding sequence ATGAGCGCTGACGAGCCTGCTCGTCCCGGGCCGGGCCTCAGACGCCCGCCCAACCCCATCACGTCCAGCCAGGTCGAGGTCCTCGCCTCGACGGCGGGAACGGTGCTCGGAGTCGTCTTCGGTCTGCAGACGCTCGGTCCGCTGATCGAGCAGTGGCCGCTCATGACCACGCCGATCGGACTCACCATCGTCGTCGGGGTGCTCGGCACGCTGGCATTGGCGGGCCTCGCCGCTCTTTTCCGGCAGTGGACGGCCCCGATCTTCGGACTCTTCGCCGGCGTGTACCTCCTTGCGCTGCTGTGCTGGCCGATCGCCGTCGGACCATTGCCCGCCTCGCAGGACGTGCCGTGGATCTACTACCTCTGCAACGTGGCCACCGGCTACGCCGTCGTCGCCTTCCCGCGGCGCTGGGTCTTCGCGCTGGCGTACACGATCGTCGCCACCGCGACGCTCGGCCTGATCCGCAGCGTCCCGAGCGGCGGGTCCGCCACGCCGCTCGCTGCCAGCCTCGATGCGATCTACTGCTTCCTCATCGGGCTCGTGATGCTCGTCATCATCGTCTCCCTGCGTCAGGCGGCCCGGGCGGTCGACCAGGCGCAGGGCTACGCGCTCGAAAGCTACGCCACCGCGGTCAGGCATCACGCCACCGAGAACGAGCGCGTCCGAGTCGACGCCCTGGTGCATGACAACGTGCTCATCACCCTGCTGTCGGCCGCCCGCGCCCGCACCGCCGAGACGAAGGCGCTCGCCGTGCGGATGGCCAAGGGTGCGATCGACCATCTGAACGAGGCGCAGAGCACCTTCCCGTCGGTGCGCACGGACGTGCGGATCGAGGAGCTCGTCGGGCGTCTGCGCCTCGCGGTGGCGGAGCAGACGAAGGCGTTCGATGTGCACATCCGCGTGCAGGACGACATCGTCATGGCGTCCGTCGTGGCCGACGCCCTCGCCGAGGCGGCGACCCAGGCCATGGTGAACAGCGTCATCCACGCCGGCAGGCCCGAGCGCCCGGTGTCGCGGTCGGTGCGGCTCACGACCCGCGGTGGTGTCGACCCGGAGATCCGCATCGAGGTGTCCGACGACGGTGCGGGCTTCGACATGGCGCGTGTGCCCGCCGAGCGTCTCGGCGTGCGCACCTCGATCATCGAGCGGGTCGTCCACGTGGGCGGGGACGCCGGGGTCGACTCCACGCCCGGCGTCGGGACGACGGTGACGCTGCGCTGGCCGGCCGAGCCCGCGATCGAGGTCGTCCCGGGGGCTCCGGTCGTCTCGGAACTCATCGCCGAGAGCCGGGGTGACCGCTCATGA
- a CDS encoding GtrA family protein has protein sequence MATDQAVPRTRLRASVSVLLGQLWKFALVGGVGFVLDFGVFNLLRLTVLSPDAVHEGPIVAKVVSTSLAIIANWIGNRYWTFGPHRRSDSAVEALEFVVVSLAGMGVGLLCLWVSHYVLGLTSLLADNISSNVVGLLLGSLLRFALYRHWVYHPRRSRRSR, from the coding sequence ATGGCCACCGACCAAGCGGTCCCGCGGACGCGGCTCCGAGCCTCCGTCTCGGTGCTGCTCGGGCAGCTGTGGAAATTCGCGCTCGTCGGCGGTGTCGGCTTCGTCCTCGACTTCGGCGTCTTCAACCTGCTGCGGCTCACGGTGCTGAGCCCGGACGCGGTACATGAAGGCCCCATCGTGGCGAAAGTGGTCTCGACGAGTCTCGCCATCATCGCCAACTGGATCGGCAACCGGTACTGGACCTTCGGACCGCATCGCCGGTCGGACAGCGCCGTGGAGGCCCTCGAGTTCGTGGTCGTCAGCCTGGCGGGCATGGGCGTCGGGCTGCTCTGCCTGTGGGTGTCGCACTACGTGCTCGGCCTCACCTCGCTGCTCGCCGACAACATCTCGTCGAACGTCGTCGGGTTGCTGCTCGGCTCGCTGCTGCGCTTCGCGCTCTACCGGCACTGGGTCTACCACCCGCGCCGCTCGAGGCGCTCCCGATAG
- a CDS encoding polyprenol monophosphomannose synthase yields MPDAAPVPPRGDGVRRALVVVPTYNEVESLPTMLTALLGAPGDFDVLVVDDASPDGTGDLADRLAAQEPRISVLHRAGKDGLGRAYLSGFHQALDAGYDVVVEMDADGSHPASQVHELVHAAMTEADLVVGSRWVPGGRVVDWSRARQALSRGGNRYARIVLGLPVRDSTSGFRAYRAELLRRLPLDDVESRGYCFQIDMTLRSVDAGASIREIPIVFREREQGTSKMSRSIVAEAMLRVTWWGLRRRLRGGTARAGSRSGAHPVAGRR; encoded by the coding sequence GTGCCCGACGCCGCCCCTGTTCCCCCGCGCGGCGACGGCGTGCGCAGGGCGCTGGTCGTCGTGCCGACCTACAACGAGGTCGAATCGCTGCCCACGATGCTCACCGCGCTGCTCGGCGCCCCGGGCGACTTCGACGTCCTGGTCGTCGACGATGCATCCCCCGACGGCACCGGCGACCTCGCCGACCGCCTGGCGGCGCAGGAGCCGCGCATCTCGGTGCTGCACCGCGCAGGCAAGGACGGGCTGGGGCGCGCCTACCTCAGCGGATTCCACCAGGCGCTCGACGCCGGATACGACGTCGTCGTCGAGATGGACGCCGACGGCTCCCATCCCGCTTCCCAGGTGCACGAACTCGTCCACGCGGCGATGACCGAAGCCGACCTCGTCGTCGGGTCCCGATGGGTCCCGGGCGGCCGGGTCGTCGACTGGTCCAGGGCCCGTCAGGCCCTCAGCCGCGGCGGCAACCGCTACGCGCGGATCGTCCTCGGACTGCCCGTGCGCGACTCCACCTCCGGCTTCCGCGCCTACCGCGCCGAGCTGCTGCGCCGCCTGCCGCTCGATGACGTCGAGTCGCGCGGCTACTGCTTCCAGATCGACATGACCCTCCGCTCGGTCGACGCCGGCGCCTCGATCCGGGAGATCCCGATCGTCTTCCGCGAACGCGAACAGGGCACGTCGAAGATGAGCCGATCGATCGTCGCCGAAGCGATGCTGAGGGTCACCTGGTGGGGTCTGCGGCGACGCCTCCGAGGCGGAACCGCGCGGGCGGGGAGCCGATCCGGGGCGCATCCGGTGGCCGGACGCCGCTAG
- a CDS encoding biotin--[acetyl-CoA-carboxylase] ligase, whose amino-acid sequence MQLPRTLAAASRLEWLERAGSTNDVLVGRAGSEGESAWPSLSVVATDEQTSGRGRLGRTWTAPAGSALAASVLVRPAIPVEAFGWLPLVAGLAMTGALEEAGARAELKWPNDVLIGGRKVCGILSELLPDLSGAVIGSGVNMGMTAEQLPVPTATSLAVEGVEASVDTVLGGYLERLRDELDALSATGGDAETSGTRLRVERACGTVGRAVRVLLPDGSEQVGEATGIDASGRLVVDRGAAGPPLVVAAGDVTHLRY is encoded by the coding sequence ATGCAGCTGCCCCGCACCCTCGCCGCCGCGTCCCGACTCGAGTGGCTCGAGCGAGCAGGGTCGACCAACGATGTGCTCGTCGGGCGGGCGGGTTCGGAAGGGGAGTCGGCCTGGCCTTCGCTGTCGGTGGTGGCGACGGATGAGCAGACGAGCGGCCGCGGCAGGCTGGGGCGAACCTGGACCGCGCCGGCGGGCTCCGCGCTCGCCGCCTCCGTGCTCGTGCGGCCCGCTATCCCGGTCGAGGCGTTCGGGTGGCTGCCGCTCGTCGCCGGATTGGCGATGACGGGCGCGTTGGAGGAGGCCGGCGCTCGCGCCGAGCTCAAGTGGCCGAACGACGTGCTGATCGGCGGGCGGAAGGTGTGCGGCATCCTGTCCGAACTGCTGCCTGACCTGTCCGGTGCGGTGATCGGCTCCGGGGTCAACATGGGGATGACGGCGGAGCAGCTTCCGGTGCCGACGGCGACCTCCCTCGCCGTCGAGGGCGTCGAGGCGTCCGTCGACACGGTCCTCGGCGGCTACCTCGAGCGGCTGCGCGACGAACTCGACGCGCTCTCCGCGACCGGCGGCGACGCGGAGACGAGCGGCACGAGGCTCCGAGTGGAGCGGGCGTGCGGCACCGTCGGCAGAGCGGTCCGGGTGCTCCTGCCCGACGGGAGCGAGCAGGTCGGCGAGGCGACCGGCATCGACGCGTCGGGCCGGCTCGTCGTCGACCGCGGTGCTGCCGGGCCGCCGCTCGTGGTCGCCGCAGGCGATGTGACGCACCTGCGGTATTAA
- a CDS encoding acyltransferase, with product MDWIDAGRGVSMVLVTIYHVMFVVGAVLGDHSGVWPVIDEALAPLRMPLFFFISGMLAERAVRRPLRLTRRRTIGLAYLYVLWSVIQLLHLLYSVRGRGDPFPESYDIVASFLFPTGLWFFWALGLYFLLSHFLIRWMGRWSRWGVIPLLGVAMLAPIVEDLTRGSVSTLFGSVFFGAVCANFVWFYAALHLRAAVVRLVEGASWAWTILAVSTFLLLTLLASAAGVTSEIRWLLSVSALLAAFLVLGRGRYQGRVAQSLVAVGRRTLPIYALQWVALHLLAKAIVETPWLSSLGPADLVSTVATPAFALVIVAVTWWVGGALLSSPLRWLFVAPTWMVGSTPSDRSSGIESPTKEPGRRRGWGDRARAVRRNRRKRL from the coding sequence GTGGATTGGATCGATGCCGGCCGCGGCGTCAGCATGGTGCTCGTCACCATCTATCACGTCATGTTCGTGGTCGGAGCGGTGCTCGGCGACCATTCCGGCGTGTGGCCCGTCATCGACGAGGCGCTGGCGCCGCTGCGCATGCCCTTGTTCTTCTTCATCTCGGGCATGCTGGCGGAGCGGGCGGTGCGACGGCCGCTGCGCCTGACGCGGCGCCGGACCATCGGCCTCGCCTATCTCTATGTGCTGTGGTCGGTCATCCAGCTCCTGCACCTGTTGTATTCGGTTCGAGGACGCGGCGACCCATTCCCCGAGTCGTACGACATCGTCGCGAGTTTCCTCTTCCCCACCGGGCTGTGGTTCTTCTGGGCGCTCGGCCTGTACTTCCTGCTGAGCCACTTCTTGATCAGATGGATGGGACGTTGGTCGCGCTGGGGCGTGATCCCCCTTCTCGGCGTCGCGATGCTCGCGCCGATCGTCGAAGATCTCACTCGCGGGTCCGTCAGCACGCTCTTCGGCTCGGTGTTTTTCGGGGCGGTCTGCGCCAATTTCGTCTGGTTCTACGCGGCGCTGCACTTGCGTGCCGCCGTGGTCCGTCTCGTCGAGGGGGCCTCGTGGGCGTGGACGATCCTGGCGGTGTCGACGTTCCTGCTCCTGACGCTCCTTGCGAGCGCGGCAGGGGTCACGTCGGAGATCAGGTGGCTGCTGTCCGTGTCCGCGCTGCTCGCCGCATTCCTCGTTCTCGGCAGAGGTCGTTACCAGGGCCGCGTCGCGCAATCCTTGGTGGCGGTCGGCCGGCGAACACTGCCCATCTACGCACTCCAGTGGGTCGCTCTGCATCTTCTCGCGAAGGCCATCGTCGAAACGCCATGGCTTTCGTCGCTCGGACCCGCGGATCTCGTTTCCACCGTCGCCACGCCGGCTTTCGCCCTTGTCATCGTGGCCGTCACGTGGTGGGTCGGGGGAGCGCTGCTGAGTTCGCCACTCCGATGGTTGTTCGTCGCCCCGACGTGGATGGTCGGGTCGACACCGTCCGATCGCTCGAGTGGCATCGAATCCCCTACGAAGGAACCGGGGCGACGGCGAGGCTGGGGTGACAGGGCGCGCGCCGTACGTCGCAATCGCCGGAAGCGGCTTTAG
- a CDS encoding acyl-CoA carboxylase subunit epsilon, whose amino-acid sequence MSGQRHEGATPLPDADASIRVLTGNPDDDELAAVIAVLSAAAAEQPAAPPEVDIPRSAWELSQRPLRSWSPDARWR is encoded by the coding sequence GTGAGCGGTCAGCGCCACGAGGGGGCGACGCCGCTCCCCGACGCCGACGCGTCGATCCGCGTGCTCACCGGCAATCCCGACGACGACGAACTCGCCGCCGTCATCGCCGTGCTCAGCGCCGCAGCGGCCGAGCAGCCCGCGGCACCCCCCGAGGTGGACATCCCGAGGAGCGCGTGGGAGCTGTCTCAGCGCCCGCTGCGTAGCTGGTCGCCCGACGCGCGCTGGCGCTGA
- the purE gene encoding 5-(carboxyamino)imidazole ribonucleotide mutase yields MGSDSDWSVMRDAAQVLTEFGVPHEIEVVSAHRTPDKMIDYGRNAERRGLRVIIAGAGGAAHLPGMLAAVTTLPVVGVPVPLSRLDGLDSLLSIVQMPGGVPVATVSIGGAKNAGLLAVKILATADSGLTGKLEAYMQTLATQVEQKNAALKAGLGAAEAP; encoded by the coding sequence ATGGGCTCCGACTCCGACTGGTCGGTGATGCGCGACGCCGCTCAGGTGCTGACCGAGTTCGGCGTTCCCCACGAGATCGAGGTCGTGAGCGCGCACCGCACGCCCGACAAGATGATCGACTACGGCCGGAACGCCGAGCGCCGCGGCCTCCGGGTGATCATCGCCGGCGCCGGCGGTGCTGCACACCTCCCCGGCATGCTGGCCGCGGTCACGACCCTTCCCGTCGTGGGAGTGCCCGTTCCGCTGTCGCGCCTCGATGGGCTCGACTCGCTCCTCTCGATCGTGCAGATGCCGGGCGGCGTCCCCGTTGCGACCGTCTCGATCGGCGGCGCGAAGAACGCGGGCCTCCTCGCGGTCAAGATCCTCGCCACGGCGGATTCCGGCCTCACCGGCAAGCTGGAGGCGTACATGCAGACCCTCGCGACCCAGGTCGAGCAGAAGAATGCGGCTCTGAAGGCCGGGCTCGGCGCCGCCGAGGCGCCGTGA
- a CDS encoding PH domain-containing protein has product MTGERGRSGDTRRRDRGASPGADPVAPAAPGSAETVVARMHSSARVLMLPAVAVIAVCAAAGYFAGNLPESWENAALPYAAAFLVLVLGVLPLLLWASRVYVISTHRVVERRGLFSRRRQELLHSRSGEVVVRRGPLQILARSGDVVVAGRGGEEFVLRDVPDAVLVRQTLADLMLHGSGMTAPRSRQPEGTRRPFDP; this is encoded by the coding sequence ATGACGGGCGAACGGGGCAGGAGCGGCGACACGCGACGCCGTGATCGTGGCGCGTCGCCGGGCGCCGACCCCGTGGCACCGGCCGCGCCGGGCAGTGCTGAGACCGTCGTCGCGCGGATGCACTCGTCGGCGCGTGTGCTGATGCTCCCCGCCGTCGCGGTCATCGCGGTGTGCGCCGCCGCCGGTTACTTCGCGGGCAACCTCCCCGAGTCGTGGGAGAACGCGGCCCTGCCCTACGCGGCCGCGTTCCTCGTGCTGGTCCTCGGCGTGCTGCCCCTGCTCCTCTGGGCGTCACGGGTGTACGTCATCAGCACGCACCGCGTCGTCGAGAGGCGGGGTCTGTTCAGTCGCCGCCGTCAGGAGCTGCTGCACAGCCGCTCGGGCGAGGTCGTCGTGCGGCGAGGTCCGCTGCAGATCCTCGCGCGCAGCGGGGATGTCGTCGTCGCGGGGCGGGGCGGCGAGGAGTTCGTGCTGCGCGACGTCCCCGATGCGGTGCTGGTGCGTCAGACCCTCGCCGACCTGATGCTCCACGGCTCGGGGATGACGGCTCCGCGCAGCAGGCAGCCCGAGGGCACGCGGCGCCCGTTCGACCCCTGA
- a CDS encoding 5-(carboxyamino)imidazole ribonucleotide synthase → MRVGVIGGGQLARMMVPAAVELGVEIAVLGEAEGSSARIAVTQVGDYTDLDTVRRFAQTVDVVTFDHEHVPQEILRALVSDGVAVRPGPDALLYAQDKLLMRERLGGLGLPVPDWARVVDADGVDAFLADHGGRAVLKTPRGGYDGKGVRVITTAVDAADWLEQHDELLIEEAVDFTRELAQLVARRPAGEISAWPVVETVQRGGVCAEVIAPAPRSAGRIADRATDIAYAVAEGIGVTGVLAVELFETDDERILINELAMRPHNSGHWSIDGSTTSQFEQHLRAVLDLPLGAAGCRDEWSVMVNILGGPTDGALVDRFPAALADQPTVKFHTYGKDPRPGRKVGHVTAGGDDLDDTAYRARAAAAFFE, encoded by the coding sequence ATGAGGGTCGGCGTGATCGGAGGCGGGCAGCTCGCCCGCATGATGGTGCCCGCGGCGGTCGAACTCGGCGTCGAGATCGCGGTCCTCGGTGAGGCCGAGGGCAGCTCCGCGCGCATCGCCGTGACGCAGGTCGGCGACTACACAGACCTCGACACCGTCCGCCGCTTCGCGCAGACCGTCGACGTCGTCACCTTCGATCACGAGCACGTGCCGCAGGAGATCCTCCGCGCACTGGTCTCCGACGGCGTCGCGGTGCGCCCCGGCCCCGACGCGCTGCTCTACGCCCAGGACAAGCTGCTGATGCGCGAGCGTCTCGGGGGACTCGGTCTGCCGGTGCCCGACTGGGCGCGCGTCGTCGACGCGGACGGCGTCGACGCGTTCCTCGCCGACCACGGCGGACGCGCCGTCCTCAAGACCCCGCGCGGGGGCTACGACGGCAAGGGCGTGCGCGTCATCACCACCGCGGTCGACGCCGCCGACTGGCTGGAGCAGCACGACGAACTGCTGATCGAGGAGGCCGTCGACTTCACTCGCGAGCTCGCGCAGCTCGTCGCACGCCGCCCGGCGGGGGAGATCTCGGCGTGGCCGGTGGTCGAGACAGTGCAGCGGGGCGGAGTGTGCGCCGAGGTCATCGCCCCCGCGCCGCGGTCCGCCGGCCGGATCGCCGACCGTGCGACGGACATCGCCTACGCCGTCGCCGAGGGCATCGGCGTCACCGGCGTCCTCGCGGTCGAACTCTTCGAGACCGACGACGAGCGCATCCTCATCAACGAACTCGCCATGCGACCGCACAACTCGGGGCACTGGAGCATCGACGGATCGACGACGAGCCAGTTCGAGCAGCACCTTCGCGCGGTGCTCGACCTGCCGCTCGGGGCGGCCGGGTGCCGCGACGAGTGGAGCGTGATGGTCAACATCCTCGGCGGGCCGACCGACGGCGCACTCGTCGACCGTTTCCCCGCCGCGCTCGCCGACCAGCCGACGGTGAAATTCCACACGTACGGCAAAGACCCCCGGCCGGGTCGGAAGGTCGGCCACGTGACGGCGGGAGGCGACGACCTCGACGACACCGCCTACCGCGCACGAGCGGCAGCGGCGTTCTTCGAGTGA
- a CDS encoding response regulator transcription factor: MHADDTTEGAEATPLVAVRVAAVDDHESVRLGLRAACIDSGYTFIEEAANVDDLVKALGGREVDVVVLDLSLGDGSVVTENVKKIQATGAGVLVHSIADRVGSVREALAAGAAGVIPKSAATQTVMSAIRSVAHGEVLNNLEWASAIDADADFAKAQLGRRERDVLHLYASGLPLKMVAQQLGIAASTAREYLDRIRVKYVEVGRPAPTKVDLLRRAVEDGILPGLDPDAIDER; encoded by the coding sequence ATGCACGCCGATGACACGACAGAGGGCGCCGAGGCGACTCCTCTGGTCGCTGTCCGGGTCGCGGCGGTCGACGACCACGAGTCGGTCCGACTCGGACTGCGCGCCGCCTGCATCGACTCCGGCTACACCTTCATCGAGGAGGCCGCCAACGTCGACGACCTGGTGAAGGCACTCGGCGGACGCGAAGTCGACGTCGTCGTGCTCGACCTCTCGCTCGGAGACGGGTCCGTCGTGACCGAGAACGTGAAGAAGATCCAGGCCACCGGCGCCGGAGTGCTGGTGCACAGCATCGCCGACCGGGTCGGCAGCGTCCGGGAGGCGCTCGCCGCCGGCGCGGCCGGCGTGATCCCGAAGTCCGCCGCCACCCAGACCGTCATGTCGGCGATCCGCTCGGTGGCGCACGGCGAAGTGCTCAACAACCTCGAATGGGCGAGCGCGATCGACGCGGACGCCGACTTCGCGAAGGCTCAGCTCGGGCGTCGCGAGCGCGACGTGCTGCACCTCTACGCTTCGGGACTGCCGCTCAAGATGGTGGCCCAGCAGCTCGGCATCGCCGCCTCGACGGCGCGCGAATACCTCGACCGCATCCGCGTGAAGTACGTCGAGGTCGGCCGTCCGGCGCCGACGAAGGTGGATCTGCTGCGTCGTGCTGTCGAGGACGGCATCCTGCCGGGGCTCGACCCCGACGCGATCGATGAGCGCTGA